The Methylacidimicrobium sp. B4 genome contains a region encoding:
- a CDS encoding Hsp20/alpha crystallin family protein: MNGLVRRGPAGLGVWDPFRELEEMRKRMASLWDRPLELLEAPSERLELAEWRPLADITEDDKEYLVKLELPGMKREEVRVSMESGVLTISGERKLEKEEKNKKYHRVERAYGSFSRSFVIPDDVVAEKIDAQFKEGVLQVHLPKGEHAKPKTIEVKG, encoded by the coding sequence ATGAATGGCTTGGTACGACGAGGTCCGGCAGGGCTGGGTGTTTGGGATCCTTTCCGCGAGTTGGAGGAGATGCGGAAGCGGATGGCGTCGCTTTGGGACCGGCCGTTGGAGCTTCTGGAGGCGCCGAGCGAGCGGCTTGAGCTCGCCGAATGGCGACCCCTGGCCGACATCACCGAGGATGACAAAGAGTATCTGGTGAAGCTCGAGCTTCCCGGCATGAAGCGGGAGGAAGTCAGGGTATCCATGGAGTCGGGCGTGCTCACGATATCCGGCGAACGGAAGCTCGAAAAGGAGGAAAAGAACAAGAAGTATCATCGGGTCGAGCGGGCCTACGGCTCCTTTTCCCGATCGTTCGTGATTCCTGACGACGTGGTCGCAGAGAAGATCGACGCGCAGTTCAAGGAGGGAGTCCTCCAGGTGCATCTCCCGAAGGGGGAGCACGCAAAGCCCAAGACGATCGAGGTCAAAGGCTGA
- a CDS encoding outer membrane protein, with protein MHKGFWVGVVLCAITGGSVWSSPASSAGSDLAEQALQGPLLAGTDPEDGVATQAPQGGGKEAPPLENPFTVQSGLYAGIFGGGAFSNPEYGYSAYPAPVGLSGFTERGGIVNGVGGLLFGYEFAGNKIGDSWDFYWRPAVQLDAFYLGLTAASSGPGYGAPAVPGAIDSKQNFNAGVITVDGLLNLYTPLLTVHFGIGVGGAYISNSSASAVPNGGPASGQNLLGAGINTSAGAFAVEGIAGIDRWINKRWSVFVEYRYLLLTGTNFSYSGNPAVFGPGQVVNQHFDQFTANLVLAGLRYKF; from the coding sequence TTGCATAAGGGATTCTGGGTTGGGGTCGTGCTCTGCGCCATCACGGGCGGGTCGGTTTGGTCCTCCCCGGCCTCCTCCGCAGGTTCCGATCTCGCCGAGCAGGCCCTCCAAGGCCCTTTGCTTGCGGGAACGGATCCCGAAGACGGCGTTGCGACCCAGGCTCCGCAGGGAGGGGGGAAGGAAGCGCCGCCCCTGGAAAATCCCTTTACGGTCCAATCGGGACTCTATGCGGGCATCTTTGGCGGAGGCGCCTTTTCCAACCCGGAGTATGGTTATTCGGCCTATCCCGCTCCGGTGGGCCTTTCGGGCTTCACCGAGAGAGGAGGCATCGTCAACGGGGTCGGGGGGCTGCTCTTCGGCTACGAGTTCGCTGGCAATAAGATTGGGGACAGCTGGGACTTCTACTGGAGGCCCGCCGTCCAGCTCGACGCCTTCTATCTCGGCTTGACCGCCGCCTCCTCCGGGCCGGGCTATGGCGCACCCGCGGTTCCCGGTGCGATCGATAGCAAGCAGAACTTCAATGCCGGGGTGATCACGGTCGATGGCCTCCTCAACTTGTATACCCCGCTCCTGACGGTCCATTTCGGAATTGGAGTGGGTGGTGCCTACATCAGCAACTCGTCGGCCTCGGCGGTGCCGAACGGAGGGCCGGCTAGCGGGCAGAACCTGCTCGGCGCTGGAATCAACACGAGCGCCGGCGCGTTCGCGGTCGAAGGGATCGCGGGCATCGACCGGTGGATCAACAAGCGCTGGTCGGTCTTCGTCGAATATCGCTATCTCCTGCTCACCGGAACCAACTTTAGCTATAGCGGCAATCCGGCGGTCTTTGGCCCAGGGCAGGTGGTCAACCAGCACTTCGACCAGTTCACCGCCAACCTGGTGCTGGCGGGACTCCGCTACAAGTTCTGA
- a CDS encoding lipase maturation factor family protein, translating to MAYRRLALFLPLALGAHRHTDRLGIWLFLRGISAIYAVAFLALAIQLPGLLGSRGILPVAEALVVGRANLGASRYLLAPSLFWWTGGSDLLLRVLAWTGVLLALLLFCDLAPAWIAFALWALYLSFVSLGRDFFFFQWDSLLLEAGLLAVLIAPWRLRPDWGGAPAPPPLAAFWLRWLLFRVLFLSGVVKLASGDTAWRALTALQYHYETQPLPSPLSWFCFHLPLGFHEGTTFLVLATELVVPFLFFTGRLGRLFGFAASVLLQLFILLTGNHAFYNGLTLVLCFALLDDSLLRRFFPRLPCDPRPASPLQRRWSPVLGGLLFLLSLPLFLAVLGVRPPRPVASVLAAISPFRSVNDYGAFAVMTTRRLEIEIEGSQDGKSWRVYPFRWKPGELRKMPAFVAPYQPRLDWQMWFAALNGPARTPWFPRLAQRLLEGSPEVAALFASNPFAEAPPTYVRALLYEYRFSSWGALQHTGEWWQRELIGVYLPPTALRRPTPGEEAERLVPALESRGNLSLNR from the coding sequence ATGGCCTACCGACGGCTAGCCCTCTTCCTTCCCCTGGCGCTGGGCGCGCACCGCCACACGGACCGACTGGGGATCTGGCTCTTTCTCCGGGGAATCTCTGCCATTTACGCGGTCGCTTTCCTCGCGCTGGCGATCCAGCTTCCGGGGCTTTTGGGATCGCGCGGCATCCTGCCGGTCGCCGAAGCGCTCGTCGTGGGGCGGGCGAACCTGGGCGCTTCCCGCTATCTCCTGGCACCCTCCCTCTTCTGGTGGACCGGGGGGAGCGACCTCCTCCTGCGGGTCCTTGCCTGGACCGGGGTGCTGCTTGCGCTCCTTCTTTTTTGCGATCTTGCCCCCGCCTGGATCGCCTTTGCGCTCTGGGCGCTCTACCTCTCCTTCGTCTCTCTGGGGCGAGACTTCTTTTTCTTCCAGTGGGACAGCCTCCTCCTCGAAGCCGGCCTTCTGGCCGTCCTGATCGCCCCATGGCGGCTGCGGCCGGACTGGGGGGGTGCCCCCGCTCCCCCGCCGCTCGCTGCGTTCTGGCTGCGGTGGCTTCTCTTCCGCGTCCTCTTTCTCTCCGGTGTCGTCAAGCTGGCGAGCGGAGACACCGCCTGGCGTGCGCTGACGGCCCTCCAATACCACTACGAAACCCAACCGCTCCCTTCCCCCCTTTCCTGGTTTTGCTTCCATCTCCCGCTCGGCTTTCACGAGGGGACGACCTTCTTGGTCCTCGCGACCGAGCTTGTGGTCCCCTTCCTCTTTTTTACGGGCCGCCTCGGCCGTCTCTTCGGATTTGCGGCATCGGTCCTCTTGCAGCTCTTTATCCTGCTCACGGGAAACCATGCCTTCTACAACGGGCTCACCTTGGTCCTCTGCTTCGCCCTCCTGGACGATTCTCTTCTCCGCCGGTTTTTTCCCCGCCTCCCGTGCGATCCCCGCCCCGCTTCTCCCCTCCAGCGTCGATGGAGCCCGGTCCTGGGAGGGCTCCTCTTTCTGCTGAGCCTGCCACTCTTCCTGGCAGTCCTGGGAGTCCGGCCTCCCCGGCCCGTGGCCTCCGTTCTCGCCGCGATCAGCCCGTTTCGCAGTGTCAACGACTATGGAGCCTTTGCGGTCATGACGACCCGGCGGCTCGAGATCGAGATTGAGGGGAGCCAAGACGGCAAGAGCTGGAGGGTCTACCCCTTTCGCTGGAAGCCCGGGGAGTTGCGCAAGATGCCCGCGTTCGTCGCCCCCTACCAGCCGCGGCTCGATTGGCAGATGTGGTTTGCTGCTTTGAATGGACCGGCCCGCACCCCCTGGTTTCCACGGCTCGCCCAGCGGCTCCTGGAGGGAAGCCCCGAAGTGGCCGCGCTCTTCGCCTCCAACCCCTTTGCCGAGGCTCCCCCGACCTATGTCCGTGCCCTCCTCTACGAATACCGGTTCAGCTCGTGGGGAGCCCTCCAGCACACCGGGGAGTGGTGGCAGAGGGAGCTGATTGGCGTCTATCTCCCTCCCACGGCACTGCGCCGGCCCACGCCAGGAGAGGAAGCGGAGCGGCTAGTGCCCGCGCTCGAATCCCGTGGGAATCTCTCGCTCAACCGCTAG
- a CDS encoding peroxiredoxin, whose product MRRALPVGSRAPSAILLDPEGRRVVLGDLLASGRILLYFYPRAHTPFCTRQACNLRDHGEELARGEVRVIGISSDSPRRLASFQRRHDLPFLLLSDRSGEAARAFGLPSFLGFVKRASFLTEEGVIVWRDLHPRVGAHAQDLLRMLEARPRMPLPGAEDPPGVGEPQQQPDCPPGPWPTDG is encoded by the coding sequence ATGCGTCGAGCCCTCCCGGTCGGTAGCCGCGCGCCTTCGGCCATCCTCCTCGATCCCGAGGGGAGGAGGGTCGTCCTGGGGGATCTCCTCGCCTCCGGCAGGATTCTGCTCTACTTCTATCCACGCGCTCACACCCCCTTCTGCACGCGGCAGGCCTGCAACCTTCGCGACCATGGAGAGGAGCTGGCTCGTGGGGAGGTGCGGGTCATCGGGATCAGCAGCGACTCCCCAAGGCGGCTCGCTTCCTTCCAGCGGCGGCACGACCTGCCCTTCCTCCTTCTCTCGGACCGATCGGGCGAGGCCGCCCGAGCCTTCGGGCTGCCCTCCTTTCTGGGGTTCGTGAAGCGGGCCTCCTTCTTGACCGAGGAGGGTGTGATCGTCTGGAGAGACCTTCATCCGCGCGTCGGCGCTCACGCCCAAGACCTGCTCCGCATGTTGGAAGCGCGGCCGCGGATGCCGCTGCCCGGAGCCGAGGACCCGCCGGGAGTCGGGGAACCGCAGCAGCAGCCCGACTGCCCCCCTGGACCATGGCCTACCGACGGCTAG
- a CDS encoding FAD-binding oxidoreductase translates to MRKDEDKVKAALGSESNREGAGAPKENWVSALLAEFPEMATAAPEALAQNAGDAWLAAHAPQAVFYPESAESVVRLARWASEAGVPITPRGAGRGYVGGCVPVHGGIVVNFSRMNRIREIDPQDGVAVVEPGVVTAHLQEAVAKLGWFYPPDPASAAESSLGGNVATNAGGPRCLKYGVTRHYVLGLEVVLADGTRIRVGGRTHKNKVGFDLVGLFVGSEGLLGLVTEATLRLIPRPPYRIAAAAVFPSIEAAAGAVEQIFAAGFLPSALEIADRFTLERAREFCPEPLPPGEAHLLVECDGQPAGVDAEIDSLLPILRRSGAGELLIGRGEEGCERLWRTRRSFSMALKASNLTKLNEDVVVPRRRLVDLVRLGSEIEGRYGFPVACFGHAGDGNIHVNLMIDRSRPGADGRAEEALDLLFRQIVAWGGSITGEHGIGIAKERWWPLAVSPEVRSLHERVKSAFDPKGLLNPGKFV, encoded by the coding sequence ATGAGAAAGGACGAGGACAAGGTCAAAGCCGCTCTCGGCTCGGAAAGCAACCGGGAGGGAGCTGGTGCCCCGAAGGAGAACTGGGTTTCCGCGCTTCTGGCCGAGTTCCCCGAGATGGCGACCGCGGCCCCCGAAGCGCTCGCCCAGAACGCGGGGGATGCCTGGCTTGCGGCCCACGCTCCCCAAGCGGTCTTCTATCCGGAAAGCGCCGAATCGGTTGTCCGCTTGGCGCGATGGGCCTCCGAGGCGGGCGTTCCGATCACCCCGCGAGGGGCGGGAAGAGGCTATGTGGGAGGGTGCGTTCCGGTCCATGGGGGGATCGTCGTCAACTTCTCCCGGATGAACCGCATCCGCGAAATCGATCCGCAGGACGGGGTCGCGGTCGTCGAGCCCGGAGTCGTCACGGCTCATCTCCAGGAGGCGGTCGCCAAGCTCGGCTGGTTTTACCCGCCCGATCCCGCGAGTGCTGCCGAAAGCAGCCTGGGAGGCAATGTCGCGACCAATGCGGGAGGGCCGCGCTGCCTCAAGTACGGGGTCACCCGCCACTACGTGCTCGGGCTCGAGGTGGTCCTGGCCGACGGGACGCGGATCCGCGTCGGAGGCCGCACCCACAAGAACAAGGTCGGGTTCGACCTGGTCGGCCTCTTCGTGGGCTCCGAGGGGCTTTTGGGGCTGGTGACGGAGGCGACGCTCCGGCTGATCCCGCGCCCGCCCTATCGGATCGCCGCAGCGGCCGTCTTCCCCTCGATCGAGGCGGCGGCGGGGGCGGTCGAGCAGATCTTCGCGGCCGGCTTCCTCCCCTCGGCCCTCGAGATCGCCGACCGGTTCACCCTGGAGCGTGCCCGCGAATTTTGCCCGGAGCCGCTTCCACCCGGCGAAGCCCATCTCCTGGTCGAGTGCGACGGTCAGCCGGCGGGGGTCGACGCGGAGATCGACAGCCTATTGCCGATCCTCCGGCGGTCGGGAGCGGGAGAGCTCCTGATCGGCCGCGGAGAGGAGGGCTGCGAGCGGCTCTGGCGGACCCGGCGCTCCTTCTCGATGGCGCTCAAGGCGAGCAACCTCACCAAGCTCAACGAGGACGTCGTCGTCCCGAGGAGGAGGCTCGTCGACCTCGTGCGCCTGGGAAGCGAGATCGAGGGGCGCTACGGCTTTCCCGTCGCCTGCTTCGGCCATGCGGGGGACGGCAACATCCACGTCAACCTGATGATCGACCGGAGCCGGCCCGGGGCGGACGGGCGCGCGGAGGAAGCGCTCGACCTTCTCTTCCGCCAGATCGTCGCCTGGGGAGGATCGATCACGGGGGAGCACGGAATCGGCATCGCCAAGGAGCGCTGGTGGCCCCTGGCGGTCTCTCCGGAGGTCCGGTCCCTTCACGAACGAGTGAAGAGCGCCTTCGATCCCAAGGGCTTGCTCAATCCGGGAAAATTCGTTTGA
- a CDS encoding IS607 family transposase yields MNRKLVSIHEAAEFLGVCAQTLRRWEREGKLIPDERTTGRRRRYDLARLRPEQFHSAESERQTIAYARVSRPDQKDDLERQKQVLELSCARQGWRFEVISDLGSGMNDHKKGLKKLLDAVLDGKVGRLVITHKDRLLRFGAELVFAICEAKGVEVVILNQGEDTTFEEDLAEDVLEIITVFSARLYGSRSRKSQKLLEGIRAAVEAAQC; encoded by the coding sequence ATCAATCGCAAGCTGGTCAGCATCCACGAAGCTGCCGAGTTCCTTGGTGTCTGTGCCCAAACGCTGCGGCGTTGGGAACGGGAAGGCAAGCTCATTCCCGATGAGCGCACCACTGGTCGGCGGCGACGCTATGACCTTGCCAGGTTGCGGCCTGAGCAATTCCATTCAGCCGAATCGGAACGGCAGACCATCGCCTACGCGAGAGTGTCCCGTCCTGACCAAAAGGATGATCTGGAGAGGCAGAAGCAGGTTTTGGAACTCTCCTGCGCCCGGCAAGGATGGAGGTTCGAGGTCATCTCGGACCTGGGTTCGGGCATGAACGATCACAAGAAGGGACTGAAGAAGCTGCTCGATGCCGTCCTCGACGGAAAAGTCGGCAGGTTGGTTATCACGCACAAGGACCGGCTGCTGCGCTTTGGGGCGGAGCTTGTGTTTGCCATTTGCGAGGCCAAGGGCGTCGAGGTCGTGATCCTCAACCAAGGCGAAGACACGACCTTCGAGGAAGACCTGGCGGAGGACGTGCTCGAGATCATCACGGTCTTCAGCGCCCGGCTCTATGGCAGCCGCTCGCGCAAGAGCCAGAAGCTGCTCGAAGGGATCAGGGCCGCCGTGGAGGCTGCACAATGCTGA
- a CDS encoding histidine phosphatase family protein: MRETAEIAAKALAHSPSLEIQRELENGTPTAELLALLKPLPQDSEIVLVGHMPSLSEQLAALLGATSPENFPMDKGGLAVLLLDEIRLGKAVLRSRLRNEQLEQIA; encoded by the coding sequence GTGCGCGAGACCGCAGAAATCGCCGCGAAAGCCCTTGCCCACTCCCCCTCCCTTGAAATCCAGAGGGAGCTCGAGAACGGGACGCCGACCGCAGAGCTCCTCGCTCTGCTCAAACCCCTGCCACAGGATTCCGAGATCGTCCTCGTCGGCCATATGCCAAGCCTTTCCGAGCAACTCGCCGCCCTGCTCGGGGCAACCAGTCCCGAGAACTTTCCGATGGATAAGGGAGGCCTTGCCGTCCTTCTCCTCGATGAGATCCGGCTGGGGAAAGCCGTGCTCCGCTCCCGTCTGCGCAACGAGCAGCTCGAGCAGATCGCCTGA
- a CDS encoding 16S rRNA (uracil(1498)-N(3))-methyltransferase, which translates to MERYYWPKPEEDLLGIRESDHALRVMRHREGDRIVLFDGVGREWIAEVTGRRGRQLAFRRIAERRVAPPPWRIAIAQAILKAKAMDLFFQKAIELGVTEIFPVLCARSIEPEERVGQKQARWTEIAIAAAKQSGRAWLPTIHAPIGLGALGRESSSYPLRLFGSLYEGAPPLRSLFAAHRKEAERGVLSLIGPEGDLTPAERTYLEDAGFLPVSLSPTVLRAETAALFCAAAFLYELADEGSGRREEGVWQKRL; encoded by the coding sequence ATGGAGCGCTATTATTGGCCAAAGCCCGAGGAAGATCTCCTGGGCATCCGCGAGTCGGATCACGCCCTGCGGGTGATGCGCCACCGGGAGGGGGACCGAATCGTGCTCTTCGATGGGGTTGGCCGGGAGTGGATTGCAGAGGTGACGGGCCGAAGGGGCCGTCAGCTTGCCTTCCGCCGGATCGCGGAACGAAGGGTCGCTCCTCCCCCGTGGAGAATCGCGATCGCCCAGGCGATCTTGAAGGCGAAGGCGATGGATCTCTTCTTCCAGAAAGCCATCGAGCTTGGGGTGACGGAAATCTTCCCGGTGCTTTGCGCCCGCTCGATCGAGCCGGAGGAGAGGGTGGGGCAGAAGCAGGCCCGCTGGACCGAGATCGCGATCGCCGCCGCCAAGCAGAGCGGGCGAGCGTGGCTTCCGACGATCCACGCACCGATCGGCCTCGGCGCGCTGGGCCGGGAGTCCTCCTCCTATCCCTTGCGGCTCTTTGGATCGCTTTACGAGGGGGCTCCGCCGCTGCGGTCGCTCTTTGCCGCTCACCGGAAGGAAGCGGAGCGCGGCGTTCTTTCCTTGATTGGACCGGAAGGAGACCTTACACCGGCAGAACGCACGTACCTGGAAGATGCGGGGTTTCTCCCGGTCTCCTTGAGTCCGACGGTCTTGCGGGCGGAGACCGCGGCGCTCTTTTGCGCTGCAGCCTTCCTTTACGAGCTGGCGGACGAGGGATCGGGGAGGCGGGAGGAAGGAGTATGGCAAAAGAGATTGTGA
- a CDS encoding NAD-dependent epimerase/dehydratase family protein yields MAKEIVITGGAGFIGSNLALELQRREPGAEILLVDDFRSGSFPNLAGFRGDLVTADVGLLDWPRLLGNRTPELIFHLASITDTTVTDTATQMRANVEGWRHLLSCFAGKSVRLVYASSAAVYGICTSVRNRVGDPERPANAYGFSKLQMEHLARRFSRENPGIPLCGLRYFNVYGPRETHKGKSASMIGQLATQIRAGKRPRLFIDGTQKRDFVYVADAVEATLAAALAALAAKAHAVFNVGSGQGRSFNEVIGCLNAALGTQEEPEYFPCPYRFFQPHTEADLSATRATIGYAPRFPLEKGIEAYRESGWLGRDPLE; encoded by the coding sequence ATGGCAAAAGAGATTGTGATCACGGGGGGAGCCGGCTTCATCGGCTCGAACCTCGCCCTGGAGCTCCAACGCCGGGAGCCGGGCGCGGAGATCTTGCTGGTCGATGATTTTCGGAGCGGCTCCTTTCCCAACCTTGCCGGGTTCCGCGGAGACCTGGTCACAGCCGACGTGGGCCTTCTCGACTGGCCCCGCCTCCTCGGCAACCGGACTCCTGAGCTGATCTTCCATCTGGCCTCGATCACCGATACGACCGTGACCGATACGGCCACCCAGATGCGCGCCAATGTCGAGGGATGGCGCCACCTCCTCTCGTGTTTCGCTGGGAAGTCGGTCCGGCTGGTCTACGCCTCTTCCGCCGCCGTCTACGGCATCTGCACCTCCGTGCGAAACCGGGTCGGGGATCCGGAACGGCCCGCCAATGCCTACGGCTTTTCCAAGCTCCAGATGGAGCATCTGGCCCGGCGCTTCTCCCGGGAGAACCCGGGCATCCCCCTTTGCGGGCTGCGCTACTTCAATGTCTACGGGCCGCGCGAGACCCATAAGGGAAAGTCGGCGAGCATGATCGGCCAGCTGGCCACGCAGATCCGTGCCGGGAAGCGTCCGCGCCTCTTCATCGATGGAACCCAGAAGAGGGATTTTGTCTACGTCGCCGACGCGGTCGAGGCCACGCTCGCTGCGGCGCTCGCGGCCCTCGCCGCCAAGGCGCACGCGGTCTTCAACGTGGGCTCGGGCCAGGGCCGATCCTTCAACGAGGTGATCGGCTGCCTCAACGCTGCACTCGGGACCCAGGAGGAGCCCGAATACTTCCCCTGTCCCTATCGGTTTTTCCAGCCGCACACCGAGGCCGATCTTTCGGCCACCCGGGCCACCATCGGATATGCACCTCGGTTCCCCTTGGAAAAGGGGATCGAGGCCTATCGCGAATCGGGTTGGCTCGGGCGCGATCCCCTGGAGTAG
- a CDS encoding AAA family ATPase: MSSPQFPPDGEEWQRRFQDMFRAFSPAGVLTDKKEEGKNREAFEKQIRSFSLTPKDLKVYLDRFVIQQEEAKRVLSVAVCDHYNHVRAALSGQDLPHYVKQNVLLVGPSGVGKTYLVRCLAERIGVPMVRGDATKFSETGYVGGDVEDLVRELVQQAGGDVSIAQYGIVYLDEIDKLAGFSSMGRDVSGRGVQANLLKLLEETEVPVRAPYDLQGQIQTMLDFQRGGREKRTVNTRHILFLVSGAFTRLPEIVSRRMRRGHIGFRAAGAEADGGEAAKEAVTADFIEYGLEPEFVGRLPVRVFFEPLSADDLFRILQESEGSILRQYVAAFQAYGISLHFTDGALRRIAQRAAEEETGARGLMTIGERVLRPFRFECPGTGLREIVIDEAAVESPEEALAATLARFREGGGESVQEVEAFVEEFFRTHELRLRFDPEAVEALRAEAGPQPGAVAALCRMKFKDFSFGLRLIRANTGQDTFTLPAEVVQDPEAVLSRWVLASYTDSTNAASENQERKSTEAE, from the coding sequence GTGAGCTCTCCGCAGTTTCCCCCCGATGGCGAGGAGTGGCAGCGCCGCTTCCAGGACATGTTTCGCGCGTTTTCGCCAGCAGGGGTCCTGACCGACAAGAAGGAGGAAGGAAAGAACCGGGAAGCCTTCGAGAAGCAGATCCGCTCCTTTTCCCTCACGCCGAAGGATCTCAAAGTCTACCTCGACCGATTCGTCATCCAGCAGGAGGAGGCGAAGCGGGTCCTCTCCGTCGCCGTCTGCGACCACTACAACCATGTTCGGGCCGCCCTCTCGGGCCAGGATCTCCCTCACTACGTCAAGCAGAACGTCCTCTTGGTCGGCCCGAGCGGCGTGGGAAAGACCTACCTGGTGCGCTGCCTGGCCGAGCGGATCGGGGTGCCGATGGTCCGGGGAGATGCGACGAAGTTTTCCGAGACGGGCTACGTGGGGGGCGATGTCGAGGACCTCGTCCGGGAACTGGTCCAGCAGGCGGGGGGCGATGTCTCCATCGCCCAGTACGGCATCGTCTATCTGGATGAGATCGACAAGCTGGCGGGGTTCAGCTCGATGGGTCGGGATGTGAGCGGGCGAGGGGTGCAGGCGAACCTGCTCAAGCTGCTCGAGGAGACCGAGGTTCCCGTGCGGGCTCCGTATGACCTGCAAGGCCAGATCCAGACGATGCTCGACTTCCAGCGGGGCGGACGGGAGAAGCGGACGGTCAACACCCGCCACATTCTCTTCCTGGTGAGCGGAGCCTTCACCCGCCTTCCCGAGATCGTCTCACGCCGGATGCGGCGTGGGCACATCGGGTTCCGCGCGGCGGGAGCGGAGGCCGACGGGGGCGAGGCGGCCAAGGAGGCCGTCACCGCCGACTTCATCGAGTATGGGCTCGAGCCCGAGTTCGTCGGGAGGCTACCGGTCCGGGTCTTCTTCGAGCCGCTCTCTGCGGATGATCTCTTCCGGATTCTGCAGGAATCGGAGGGCTCGATTCTCCGGCAGTATGTCGCCGCCTTCCAGGCCTATGGGATCTCGCTCCATTTCACCGACGGGGCCTTGCGCCGCATCGCCCAGCGCGCTGCCGAAGAGGAGACCGGAGCTCGTGGCCTCATGACGATCGGGGAGCGGGTGCTGCGTCCCTTCCGCTTCGAATGTCCCGGGACAGGCCTGCGCGAGATCGTGATCGACGAAGCGGCGGTGGAAAGCCCGGAAGAGGCGCTCGCCGCGACCCTCGCCCGATTCCGCGAAGGGGGAGGGGAGAGCGTCCAGGAGGTGGAGGCGTTCGTCGAGGAGTTTTTCCGCACCCATGAGCTCCGGCTCCGCTTCGACCCCGAGGCGGTAGAGGCGCTTCGCGCCGAAGCGGGTCCCCAGCCCGGTGCGGTGGCCGCGCTCTGCCGGATGAAATTCAAGGATTTTTCCTTCGGGCTCCGCCTGATCCGGGCCAACACCGGTCAAGACACCTTTACGCTCCCTGCGGAAGTGGTTCAGGATCCTGAAGCGGTCTTGAGCCGCTGGGTGCTCGCCTCCTACACCGACTCGACCAACGCGGCCTCCGAGAATCAGGAGAGGAAGAGCACCGAGGCCGAGTAG
- a CDS encoding FIST N-terminal domain-containing protein, whose product MDAPRAVSVAYSGSFSEPASRALAEDLRAKLGGDPSLTVVFASPSYAPYLTDLCEVLTIYGHAPLLVAVTGQGFLAEGAEFEAEEGFSVLGLRHPGMRTTPVALLPEELEAEEEPATWHQKTGLGPGEVAGWLLLANPNVLPAERLLRIWNRAYPGVPVWGGLAGGTREGETAVFLDRKPVEGGVAIALQGEVGFHVVVSQGCRPIGDPYTVTGADRNILYTLGSGSAYQALANAFESLSEREREKAHGHIFVGLAVSEYRDEFHQGDFLVRNILGADPSSGAVAVGALVRVGQTLQYQLRDPESAERSLRQLLQTEKIEHFPTGKPLAALVSLCAGRGKGLFGVAGRDAGLIQELFPRLPAAGFFASGEIGPVGNVNYLHGYSASVLFLS is encoded by the coding sequence ATGGATGCTCCTCGTGCGGTGTCCGTGGCTTATTCCGGTTCCTTTTCCGAGCCTGCCAGCCGAGCCCTCGCCGAAGATCTGCGCGCAAAGCTCGGCGGCGACCCTTCGCTCACGGTGGTCTTCGCCTCCCCCTCGTATGCGCCCTATTTGACCGATCTTTGCGAAGTGCTGACCATCTACGGCCATGCCCCGCTCCTGGTTGCCGTAACCGGGCAGGGCTTCCTCGCCGAAGGGGCCGAGTTCGAAGCCGAGGAGGGGTTTTCGGTCCTCGGCCTCCGCCATCCGGGGATGCGGACCACCCCGGTCGCTCTCTTGCCCGAAGAGCTGGAAGCCGAGGAGGAGCCCGCAACCTGGCATCAGAAAACCGGGCTTGGGCCCGGGGAGGTGGCGGGATGGCTCCTCTTGGCCAATCCGAACGTTCTTCCCGCGGAGCGGCTCTTGCGCATCTGGAACCGCGCCTACCCGGGGGTCCCGGTCTGGGGAGGCTTGGCGGGCGGGACCCGCGAAGGGGAAACCGCTGTCTTTCTCGACCGGAAGCCCGTGGAAGGCGGAGTCGCGATCGCCCTTCAGGGAGAGGTCGGCTTTCATGTCGTCGTCTCTCAAGGATGTCGGCCGATTGGCGATCCCTACACTGTGACCGGGGCCGATCGAAATATCCTCTATACCCTGGGCTCCGGAAGCGCCTACCAGGCCTTGGCCAACGCCTTCGAATCCCTTTCGGAGCGGGAGCGCGAGAAGGCGCATGGGCATATCTTCGTCGGGCTCGCCGTTTCCGAGTACCGGGACGAGTTCCACCAGGGGGACTTCCTCGTGCGCAACATCCTGGGAGCCGATCCCTCCTCAGGTGCGGTTGCCGTCGGGGCGCTCGTCCGCGTCGGCCAGACGCTCCAATACCAGCTCCGCGACCCCGAATCGGCCGAGCGGTCCTTGCGGCAGCTGCTCCAGACCGAAAAGATCGAGCATTTCCCCACGGGCAAGCCGCTGGCCGCTCTGGTCAGCCTCTGCGCCGGGAGGGGGAAGGGCCTCTTCGGCGTGGCTGGGAGGGATGCGGGGTTAATCCAGGAGCTCTTCCCCCGGCTGCCCGCCGCCGGGTTCTTTGCGAGCGGGGAGATCGGGCCCGTGGGAAACGTCAACTACCTCCACGGCTACTCGGCCTCGGTGCTCTTCCTCTCCTGA